The Siansivirga zeaxanthinifaciens CC-SAMT-1 region GTTAAAAATAGTTCTGAACAAATCTTAAAAGTTTATAAACCGAATGATAGCGGCAAGAACATTTTCAAAATAGATGCATATTGGATATCAAGCGAACCTTCAAAGAATTTTTTCAAATATGAATATGAAATTACTAGTGAAGATTTAGAATAAAAACGTTTGCCAATAATGTATAATAGCAATTTCTAAAGATACGACATGCGTCCGAATCCACTCGAAATTGCTAAAGCCAGTTCCTAACCGAAAATTATTAAATTTATTCCCTTAACTTACGGTTATACTAGACCGTTAGATATAATTTGAACAAACAAAATGGAAATACCAAAATTTCATGAAACATTTATACCGATTCTAAAGGTTTTAGAAGACGGTGAAACTTTACAAGCAAGAGTGATGTATCAAAAGTTAATTGATAAGTTCTATTTTAAGCTAACTAAAGAACAACTTGAACAGAAAACAAAAAGTGGAGATAGTCTAATTATAAATAGAATTGCTTGGGGAAAATCATACCTAAAAAAAGGAGGATATATTGAGTTTCCGAAAAGAGGATTTGTTAAAATCACTGAAAAAGGTAAAAACCATAATTCAAATAATCTTACTCTTAAACAAGTTGAAAACTCTGATAATTTCTTAGAATTTTATTCTGAAGAAGATCCAAAAGAAAATTCAAGACCATCAAAAATATCAAATGCTTCACCTCAGGATTTAATTGATGAAGGGTTTAACTCTATAGATATACAGGTAAAAGATGAACTTCTTGAAAAATTAAAAAAAATAGACCCTTTTTATTTTGAAAGAGTAATCTTAAAACTATTAAATAAAATGGGATATGGTGACTTTATAGAAACCTCTAAAACTGGTGATGGTGGAATAGATGGAATAATTAATGAAGACAAACTTGGTCTTGACAAAATCTATATACAAGCAAAAAGATACGGAGAAAATAAAGTCCGAGAAAAGGATATAAGAAATTTTATTGGAGCAATGAGTGGAGACACACAAAAAGGTGTCTTCGTTACCACTTCAACTTTTGATAAAGGTGCTATAAAAAAAGCTAACGATGCTCATCACACAATAATATTAATTGATGGGTCTAAATTAGTTGATTTAATGCATCAATACAATGTAGGAGTTCAGATTAAAATGATTTATGAAGTTAAAGAACTTGATAACGATTTTTTTGATAGCGAATGATTATGGCAAATAAATGGGGAATTCCAATAGAAGTAGAAAATATTGTATTAGCAAGGGATAAATCCTGTGTTTATTGTGGAGTTACTTTCACCAAGGATGGTAATTCAAGAAAAACAAAACAATCTTGGGAACATATTGTGAATGATATTAGAATTAATGGAACTGATAATATTGCACTTTGTTGTATGTCCTGTAATGCGAGTAAAGGAGCTAAATTATTAGAGAATTGGCTTGAGAGTGCTTATTGTAAAAACAAAGGAATAACCAAAGAAACTGTGGCAATTACAGTAAAAAAAGCTATTGAAAACCCACCTAAATTAAAATAAAAACTACAATCCAAACTACAAACCCCGCGTTAGCGATTACTCATAAATTTTATTTTAAACTTGGAAATCGTGAATGCTAAGCATTTGTAGTGGAAAGCCCACAGCGAGGCACGAGCGAGGACTTGAAACGAAAAGCGCGACCCGTTAGGGTAACGCCCAATAATTAAAAAATAAAAGCTAGTATTTAAAATTGCCTAGTGGTTTCGTTTTGAGGTTTATAGGTGTTGTTGTGAAATTTTTCGAGAAACTTTTTGTGTCGCTCCATGAGTTTTTGGGTAATGTCATTTATATCGGTAAAGCCAGAACCGAAATCGCTGTCGAAAAAATCGTCCTTAAAAAACGGATTCGAAAACAGGGAATCTTGAGGAAATAACCTTGTGAATTCGTCCTGCTCTGCCCCAGAAAATCCTTTAAAAATATGCGATTTAAACGATTGTTGTATGCGGTCGTTGTTGTGTGAGGACCACGAATATATACTATCGTATTTTATTAGGTTTCCGTTTTCGTCGAATTCTTTATCGACTTTCCAACTGCCTTTGGGTTCTTGCTGTATTTTTTGGGATTGCTCTTGTTGTAAAGCTACATCTGGCTTTTTACTTTGACTTTGACAACCTACACTTAATATGGATGCCATTACTAGAAGCAAATACTTTTTCATGATATACCTTTTTAAGTTAAACTGTTTTAAATATTGGAGGCTAGCAGGCTAACCTCCAATGTTATAAAAGTTAATGCATTAAAAATTTACTATCTATTAAGAAATTTGAATGGTTCTTGCCGGTTTTTGTTTGGCTTCTTCTTTTTTAGGTAATAAAATGCTTAAAATACCATCTTTGTAGGTCGCATTAATTTTTTCTTCGTTTACGGTTTCTGGTAAAGTGAATGTTCGTTTAAAAGAAGAATAGCCATACTCTCTACGGGTATAATTTGCGTCTTTTTGCTCGTTTTCTTCTTTTATTTCTGTAGAAATAGATAATAATTGATTGTCTAGATCTATATGGAAATCTGATTTTTTAAGTCCGGGAACAGCCATATCTACAATGTATGCATCTGCTGTTTCTTTAATATTTACTTGTGGTAAGGTAATACCTTTATTAAAGTTTGAGGTAAATACCGATGGTAAATCGCGGTTAAAAATATCATCTAACCAATTAGACCATGTAGGGAAGTTTAGATTTGAATTATTGTTTACTAAACTTCCGTTTTTAGGAACACTTACTAAATTGCTCATAATTACAAAATTTTAAATTAAACATTATTTCAAATGGAATTCTTAAATGAATTCGCTGCATTAAAAACAAATAAAATGCCAAATTAAAAAAAGCATGTTTTAAGCGATTTACTTAACAAAACATGCTTATTTTGATACAAAATGACAGATTTTTGATGAAAATCTTGTCAAAATGACATTTTTTTGAATTTAAAAACTGATGCCTTTTATTTTCTTATAGTCTAAAATGGCTTTGCTGTCTGACAATAACGACACGTAAAAACACACACTCGATAAACGCTCGTACAAGCTATCGCTTTGGGTGTTAATTGTTTTTGGCAATCCTTTTAAAATTAAGGTATCGTAATTTGATGCGGTGACGTTATACGTGTTATTTACTGCTGTAGTATAGGTTTTTAAAAGGGTATTTATAACCCCATAACCTGCAATTTCTTTATCGACAACCTCGGTAGACTGGTATATGTTTTCGATGCTTATTTTTATAACATCTTTAATTTGAGCTTCGTATTTGCTTTTATCGAGCAGGGCACAGTCGAAGGTGCCGTTTAAAATAGCATCTT contains the following coding sequences:
- a CDS encoding Hsp20/alpha crystallin family protein; amino-acid sequence: MSNLVSVPKNGSLVNNNSNLNFPTWSNWLDDIFNRDLPSVFTSNFNKGITLPQVNIKETADAYIVDMAVPGLKKSDFHIDLDNQLLSISTEIKEENEQKDANYTRREYGYSSFKRTFTLPETVNEEKINATYKDGILSILLPKKEEAKQKPARTIQIS
- a CDS encoding HNH endonuclease — translated: MANKWGIPIEVENIVLARDKSCVYCGVTFTKDGNSRKTKQSWEHIVNDIRINGTDNIALCCMSCNASKGAKLLENWLESAYCKNKGITKETVAITVKKAIENPPKLK
- a CDS encoding restriction endonuclease, with protein sequence MEIPKFHETFIPILKVLEDGETLQARVMYQKLIDKFYFKLTKEQLEQKTKSGDSLIINRIAWGKSYLKKGGYIEFPKRGFVKITEKGKNHNSNNLTLKQVENSDNFLEFYSEEDPKENSRPSKISNASPQDLIDEGFNSIDIQVKDELLEKLKKIDPFYFERVILKLLNKMGYGDFIETSKTGDGGIDGIINEDKLGLDKIYIQAKRYGENKVREKDIRNFIGAMSGDTQKGVFVTTSTFDKGAIKKANDAHHTIILIDGSKLVDLMHQYNVGVQIKMIYEVKELDNDFFDSE